From the genome of Flavobacterium luteolum, one region includes:
- a CDS encoding (Fe-S)-binding protein translates to MKIGLFIPCYVDQFYPKVGIATYELLQKLGCDVEFPMGQTCCGQPMANSGYAHLTKGCDANFIANFSGFDYIVCPSGSCVLHVKDHLHDEKQEEKATAIRNTVYELTEFITDVLKIDHIDGRFPYKVGMHVSCHGQRGLKLSQMSELNAPFFSKPEQLLHSIEGLDLVALTRKDECCGFGGTFCVTEEAVSVKMGQDRIKDHESHNVDYITGGDMSCLMHLDGILKRQKSRIKTIHIAEILNSLEN, encoded by the coding sequence ATGAAAATTGGACTTTTTATACCTTGTTATGTCGACCAATTTTATCCTAAAGTAGGAATCGCAACCTACGAATTACTACAAAAATTAGGTTGTGACGTCGAATTTCCGATGGGACAAACCTGCTGCGGACAGCCAATGGCAAATAGCGGTTATGCGCATTTAACAAAAGGATGCGATGCCAATTTTATTGCCAATTTTTCTGGATTTGATTATATAGTATGTCCTTCTGGAAGCTGTGTTTTGCATGTAAAAGACCATTTGCATGACGAAAAACAAGAAGAGAAGGCAACAGCAATTCGAAATACAGTTTACGAACTTACAGAGTTTATTACAGATGTTTTAAAAATTGACCATATTGACGGAAGATTTCCATATAAAGTGGGAATGCACGTAAGCTGTCATGGTCAGCGTGGATTAAAGCTTTCGCAGATGTCTGAATTAAACGCACCATTTTTTTCTAAACCTGAACAATTATTACACAGTATAGAAGGTCTTGATTTAGTTGCTTTAACTAGAAAAGACGAATGCTGTGGTTTTGGTGGAACTTTCTGCGTTACCGAAGAAGCAGTTTCTGTAAAAATGGGACAAGATCGTATTAAAGATCACGAAAGTCATAATGTGGATTATATTACAGGTGGAGATATGTCTTGCTTAATGCACTTAGATGGAATACTAAAAAGGCAAAAAAGCAGAATCAAAACCATTCATATTGCCGAAATATTAAATTCACTTGAAAACTAA
- a CDS encoding LutC/YkgG family protein, with amino-acid sequence MSSKGEILKRIKANQPELVSELPDLNLLGSEQFDVLETYKTVLKGIGGDPVEVADYNEIINYVKSNYNLEKRLITTLPELSEIASLDWKTVDPHSLQDVELTVVKAHFGVAENSGLWVTDDILGQRVAPFIAQYLAIIVHKKDLVRTMQQAYQRIGNMEYGFGTFIAGPSKTADIEQSLVLGAHGARGLIVFLLD; translated from the coding sequence ATGAGTAGTAAAGGTGAAATTTTAAAAAGAATAAAAGCAAATCAGCCCGAATTGGTTTCAGAACTGCCAGATTTAAATCTTTTAGGTTCTGAACAATTTGATGTTTTAGAAACCTATAAAACGGTTTTAAAAGGAATTGGAGGTGATCCTGTAGAAGTTGCTGATTATAATGAAATCATCAATTACGTCAAATCCAATTATAATCTCGAAAAACGATTAATTACAACTCTTCCGGAACTTTCTGAAATTGCTTCTTTAGATTGGAAAACAGTAGATCCGCATTCGCTTCAAGATGTTGAATTGACAGTTGTAAAAGCACATTTTGGAGTTGCAGAAAACAGCGGACTTTGGGTAACTGACGATATTTTAGGACAGCGTGTTGCACCTTTCATAGCCCAATATTTAGCTATCATCGTTCATAAAAAAGATCTTGTTCGAACAATGCAGCAGGCGTATCAAAGAATCGGAAATATGGAATATGGTTTCGGAACTTTTATCGCGGGCCCTTCAAAAACGGCAGATATCGAACAGTCTTTAGTTCTTGGAGCTCATGGCGCAAGAGGATTGATTGTCTTTTTATTGGATTAA
- a CDS encoding FGGY-family carbohydrate kinase yields MNVVAIFDIGKTNKKVFLFNENYKIVWEKSVNLEETTDEDGFPCEDIEVLKNWILERLSEIKELKEYVLKAINFSTYGASFVYIDENGKVLTPLYNYLKDYPEDLKVAFYEKYKGEKKFAVKTASPVLGSLNSGMQIYRIKEQKPEIFEKVKYCLHLPQFLSFLLTNEAYADITSIGCHTNLWNFKKMKYHKWLKEEGISDKIPPIHFGKDVIMTRDSLAIGVGLHDSSSAIIPYTINFTEPFVLLSTGTWSISLNPFNNKPLTFDESQNDCLCYMQYTEKPVKAARLFAGNEHEVQTKRLAQHFKVPVDTYKEVYFDKKIVANLRALNYQIFYPKKYNFDILKECPFQKRDLSHYKDYETAYHQLMLDLVEQQVFSTNLVIHNSPVKKIFVDGGFSKNSIYMNLLAEAFPDIEVYAASMAQASALGAALAIHDNWNPKPIQNDLIDLKFYKH; encoded by the coding sequence ATGAATGTAGTTGCGATTTTTGATATTGGTAAAACAAACAAAAAGGTTTTTTTATTTAACGAAAATTATAAAATTGTCTGGGAGAAATCGGTAAATCTGGAGGAAACCACAGACGAAGACGGATTTCCGTGTGAAGATATCGAAGTACTGAAAAACTGGATTTTAGAACGATTATCTGAAATAAAAGAGCTTAAAGAGTATGTTTTAAAAGCCATCAATTTCAGCACTTACGGAGCCAGTTTTGTTTATATAGACGAAAACGGAAAAGTTTTAACTCCTCTGTATAATTATCTAAAAGATTATCCAGAGGATTTAAAAGTTGCTTTCTATGAAAAATATAAAGGAGAGAAAAAATTTGCTGTAAAGACAGCTTCTCCAGTTTTGGGCAGTTTAAATTCGGGAATGCAGATTTATCGCATAAAAGAACAGAAACCCGAAATATTTGAAAAAGTAAAATACTGTCTGCATCTGCCGCAGTTTTTAAGTTTTCTTTTAACGAATGAAGCCTACGCTGATATTACAAGTATTGGCTGTCATACCAATTTGTGGAATTTCAAAAAAATGAAATACCATAAATGGTTGAAAGAAGAAGGTATTTCAGATAAAATACCGCCAATTCATTTTGGTAAAGATGTGATAATGACACGTGATAGTCTGGCGATTGGAGTTGGTCTTCACGATAGTTCATCGGCAATTATTCCGTATACAATCAATTTTACAGAACCTTTTGTATTGTTGTCTACAGGAACTTGGAGTATTTCTTTAAATCCATTCAACAACAAACCTTTGACGTTTGACGAATCGCAGAATGACTGTTTATGTTATATGCAATACACAGAGAAACCTGTAAAAGCAGCACGATTATTTGCAGGAAATGAACACGAAGTGCAAACCAAACGTTTGGCGCAACATTTTAAGGTTCCTGTTGATACGTACAAAGAAGTTTATTTTGATAAAAAAATAGTGGCCAATTTACGCGCGCTTAACTATCAGATTTTCTATCCGAAAAAATACAATTTTGATATTCTGAAAGAATGCCCTTTTCAAAAAAGAGACCTTTCGCATTATAAAGATTACGAAACAGCCTATCATCAATTAATGTTAGATTTGGTAGAACAGCAGGTTTTCTCAACCAATCTGGTAATTCATAACAGCCCTGTAAAAAAGATTTTTGTGGATGGAGGTTTCAGTAAAAATTCGATTTACATGAATTTATTGGCAGAAGCTTTTCCAGATATCGAGGTTTATGCCGCGTCAATGGCACAAGCGAGTGCTCTGGGAGCTGCATTGGCCATTCACGATAACTGGAATCCAAAACCAATTCAGAACGATTTAATTGACTTGAAATTCTATAAACATTAG
- a CDS encoding lactate utilization protein B: MSSEKIIQHSEAAAKFNKDVERVNWHDETLWFVRAKRDKSAHQIADWELLRETASQIKFNVLSNIHDYLVEFEANAQRNGIIVHWAADAKEHNEIVHSIMAKHDVKQMVKSKSMLTEECHLNDYLAEKGIEVIDSDLGEYIVQLRKEPPSHIVLPAIHLKKEDVSETFHEHLGTEKGNFDPQYLTESARQSLRNTFLTRKVALTGVNFAVAETGEFVVCTNEGNADMGAHLADVHIACMGFEKLIPKREHLGVFLRLLARSATGQPITTFSSHFKKPRDGKEMHIVIVDNGRSTQLGREDFRNSLKCIRCGACMNTCPVYRRSGGHSYHNAVAGPIGSILAPNLDMSKNADLPFASTLCGSCTNVCPVKIDIHDQLYKWRQVLVKEGHTPTAKTIAMKTMATVLANPTVFNIAGKSGRFVMKNIPGMVNNKMNKWYDQREMPDVPEESFREWYKKNSRESKEKRNE, translated from the coding sequence ATGTCATCAGAAAAAATAATACAGCACAGCGAAGCCGCAGCTAAGTTTAACAAAGATGTAGAGCGTGTCAATTGGCACGATGAGACACTTTGGTTTGTTCGCGCTAAAAGAGATAAATCGGCTCACCAGATAGCAGATTGGGAACTGCTTCGTGAAACTGCTTCTCAGATAAAATTTAATGTACTTTCGAATATTCACGATTATTTAGTCGAATTTGAAGCGAATGCTCAACGAAACGGAATAATTGTACATTGGGCAGCCGATGCTAAAGAACATAATGAAATAGTACATTCTATCATGGCAAAACATGATGTTAAGCAGATGGTGAAATCCAAATCGATGCTTACAGAAGAATGCCATTTAAATGATTATTTAGCCGAAAAAGGAATAGAAGTAATCGATTCTGATTTAGGTGAATATATCGTACAACTTCGTAAAGAACCGCCAAGCCATATTGTACTTCCAGCGATTCACTTAAAGAAAGAAGATGTAAGCGAAACTTTTCATGAACATTTAGGAACAGAAAAAGGAAATTTCGACCCGCAATATTTAACAGAGTCGGCGCGCCAGAGTTTAAGAAATACTTTTTTGACTCGAAAAGTGGCTTTAACAGGAGTCAATTTTGCTGTTGCAGAAACAGGAGAATTTGTCGTTTGCACCAACGAAGGAAATGCTGATATGGGAGCGCATTTAGCAGACGTTCATATCGCTTGTATGGGATTTGAGAAACTGATTCCGAAAAGAGAACATTTAGGTGTTTTCCTTAGATTGTTAGCAAGAAGCGCAACTGGACAGCCCATTACTACTTTTTCAAGTCATTTTAAGAAACCAAGAGACGGAAAAGAAATGCATATCGTAATTGTAGACAACGGTAGAAGCACACAATTAGGAAGAGAAGATTTTAGAAATTCGCTAAAATGTATTCGTTGTGGCGCGTGTATGAATACTTGTCCAGTGTACAGACGAAGCGGCGGACATAGTTATCACAATGCGGTTGCAGGACCAATTGGTTCTATTTTGGCACCAAATTTAGATATGAGCAAAAATGCCGATCTGCCTTTTGCTAGTACGCTTTGTGGTTCGTGTACTAATGTTTGTCCTGTAAAAATTGACATTCACGATCAATTGTACAAATGGCGTCAGGTTTTGGTAAAAGAGGGACATACTCCAACGGCTAAAACTATAGCGATGAAAACGATGGCAACGGTATTAGCAAATCCAACGGTTTTTAATATTGCTGGAAAATCAGGACGATTTGTAATGAAGAACATCCCAGGAATGGTCAATAATAAGATGAATAAATGGTACGATCAGCGCGAAATGCCAGATGTTCCAGAAGAATCTTTTAGAGAATGGTACAAGAAAAATTCGCGAGAATCTAAAGAAAAAAGGAATGAGTAG
- a CDS encoding TIM barrel protein has protein sequence MLIGSNHIESHNEDLLKKHQNKLVFTASEINDAEAIIQKLIDFQIAIPSWALGTGGTRFGRFAGGGEPRSLEEKIEDVGLLHKLNNASGAISLHIPWDIPTDYKAIKTLANQHGLKFDAMNSNTFQDQASSEHTYKYGSLQNVNKAVRKQAIAHNIEVIKHGIELGSESLTVWLADGSNFPGQLNFRKAYQNTLESLEEIYDALPSNWKLFLEYKCAEPNFYSTTVADWGQSYSYVKKLGDKAQTLVDLGHHLPNANIEQIVSLLLMENKLGGFHFNDSKYGDDDLTAGALKPYQLFLIFNELVEGMDARGMNHAKDLGWMIDASHNIKDPLEDLLQSVEAIMIAYAQALSVDRKALEKAQEENDVVKAQEILQNAFRTDVRALVAEARLRSGAALNPVALYRSIQVRQNLIEERGLKTMATGL, from the coding sequence ATGTTAATCGGATCAAACCACATCGAATCTCATAACGAAGATTTATTAAAAAAACACCAAAATAAATTAGTTTTTACAGCATCAGAAATAAATGATGCAGAAGCGATTATTCAAAAATTAATCGACTTTCAAATTGCAATTCCATCTTGGGCTTTAGGAACAGGAGGAACAAGATTTGGACGTTTTGCTGGTGGAGGAGAACCTCGTTCATTAGAAGAAAAAATTGAAGATGTTGGTTTGCTTCACAAATTAAATAATGCTTCTGGAGCGATTTCACTTCATATTCCGTGGGATATCCCGACAGATTATAAAGCAATCAAAACACTTGCAAATCAGCATGGTTTGAAGTTTGATGCGATGAATTCAAATACATTCCAAGATCAGGCAAGCTCTGAACATACTTACAAATACGGTTCATTACAAAACGTTAACAAAGCGGTTCGTAAACAGGCAATTGCTCATAACATAGAAGTAATTAAACACGGAATCGAATTAGGATCTGAGTCTTTAACAGTTTGGCTAGCAGATGGTTCTAATTTTCCGGGGCAATTAAATTTTAGAAAAGCCTATCAAAATACATTAGAAAGTTTAGAAGAAATCTACGATGCATTGCCTTCAAACTGGAAATTGTTTTTAGAATATAAATGTGCTGAGCCTAACTTTTATTCTACGACTGTAGCAGATTGGGGGCAGTCTTATTCGTATGTTAAGAAGTTAGGTGACAAAGCGCAGACTTTAGTCGATTTAGGACATCATCTTCCAAATGCTAATATTGAGCAGATTGTATCTTTATTATTAATGGAAAACAAACTTGGAGGTTTCCATTTTAACGATTCAAAATATGGTGATGACGATTTAACTGCTGGTGCATTAAAACCATACCAATTATTCTTGATTTTTAATGAATTAGTGGAAGGAATGGATGCAAGAGGAATGAATCACGCCAAAGATTTAGGTTGGATGATCGATGCTTCTCACAACATCAAAGATCCGTTAGAAGATTTATTGCAGTCTGTTGAAGCGATTATGATTGCTTATGCGCAAGCACTTTCTGTTGATAGAAAGGCATTAGAAAAAGCGCAAGAAGAAAATGATGTTGTAAAAGCACAGGAAATTCTTCAAAATGCATTCCGTACAGATGTTCGCGCATTAGTTGCTGAAGCTCGTTTACGTTCTGGAGCAGCATTAAACCCTGTGGCATTATATCGTTCGATTCAAGTAAGACAAAATCTGATTGAAGAAAGAGGTTTAAAAACAATGGCAACGGGATTATAA
- the rhaT gene encoding L-rhamnose/proton symporter RhaT produces the protein MESLLGIIFHSIGGFSSGSFYMPFKKVKDWAWESYWLVGGFFSWLIVPPIAAYLTIPNFTEIIAAASPSIKSFTFLMGLIWGIGGLTYGLGVRYLGMSLGNSITLGFCSAFGALVPSIYYDFVPTEGKISFSHMISNPGGQLVLLGVVVYLIGIAISGKAGMLKEKDFATGHEDKDKDFNLVKGLIVAVISGILSSFFNYGIEAGKSMAEQAVVNGANPLFQNNVTYVVLLWGGLTTNFIWCLYLNFKNKSIKNYTDKSTPITKNVLFSALAGTMWFLQFFFYGMGESKLGNGASSWILHMATIILTANFWGFYLKEWKGVSKKTMKTFFWGIGLIMLAIVLVGIGNSL, from the coding sequence ATGGAATCATTATTAGGAATCATTTTTCACTCAATCGGAGGATTTTCTTCAGGTAGTTTTTATATGCCTTTTAAAAAAGTGAAAGATTGGGCTTGGGAAAGCTATTGGCTAGTGGGAGGATTTTTCTCTTGGCTGATTGTTCCGCCAATTGCAGCGTACTTAACGATTCCAAATTTTACAGAAATTATTGCCGCAGCGTCTCCATCTATAAAATCCTTTACTTTTTTAATGGGATTGATCTGGGGAATTGGTGGCTTAACATACGGTTTAGGCGTTCGTTACTTAGGAATGTCGCTAGGAAATTCAATTACTTTAGGATTCTGTTCTGCGTTTGGAGCTTTAGTTCCTTCAATTTATTATGATTTTGTTCCAACAGAAGGTAAAATTTCATTTTCTCACATGATTTCTAATCCTGGGGGTCAGTTGGTTTTATTGGGTGTGGTTGTATATCTAATCGGAATTGCTATTTCTGGAAAAGCAGGAATGCTAAAAGAGAAAGATTTTGCAACTGGTCATGAAGATAAAGACAAAGACTTTAATCTGGTAAAAGGTTTGATCGTAGCCGTGATTTCTGGAATTTTAAGTTCATTTTTTAATTACGGAATTGAGGCTGGAAAATCTATGGCAGAGCAAGCTGTAGTAAATGGAGCTAATCCTTTGTTTCAGAACAATGTAACTTATGTTGTTTTACTTTGGGGAGGATTAACAACCAATTTTATCTGGTGTCTTTATTTGAATTTTAAGAATAAATCAATTAAAAATTATACTGATAAATCTACTCCAATAACCAAAAATGTATTGTTTTCTGCTCTTGCTGGAACCATGTGGTTTTTACAGTTTTTCTTTTACGGAATGGGCGAAAGCAAATTAGGAAATGGTGCCAGTTCATGGATTCTTCATATGGCAACCATCATTTTGACAGCAAACTTTTGGGGATTTTATTTGAAAGAATGGAAAGGAGTTTCTAAAAAAACAATGAAAACTTTTTTCTGGGGAATTGGACTTATCATGCTTGCAATCGTTTTGGTAGGAATTGGTAACTCATTATAA
- a CDS encoding XdhC family protein has product MKEINEILKAYSEAKESGKKTALATVVKVEGSSYRQPGARMLVTEDGMLTGAISGGCLEGDALRKALLSINQKQNKLVTYNTSNEDDVEVGLQLGCNGIVHILFEYIDEEVSNNPIQLLQQLELERKEAVIVTVFSLKRNAFQIGTTLFFRKDSPVLNHNNEALSLISDVKEVLKTKTSLVKKLQEENNSEALIEYIKPSISLVIAGAGNDIQPLVKMASVLGWKTSIGEGRSTHATGKRFPKANQVEVVKPEQFLDNVNIDDQTYFLLMTHNYKYDLAVLKLLLETNCHYIGILGPKSKFSRMLDDLLKDGIIVNDEQLSRIHSPIGLDIGAETSEEIALSIVSEIKAVASERAGTSLKYKSGKIHDEIHYGG; this is encoded by the coding sequence ATGAAAGAAATCAACGAAATTCTTAAAGCTTATTCAGAAGCAAAAGAGTCAGGAAAGAAAACAGCTTTGGCTACTGTAGTTAAAGTTGAAGGATCATCTTATAGACAGCCTGGTGCCCGTATGCTCGTTACGGAAGACGGTATGCTTACTGGCGCAATAAGCGGAGGATGTCTAGAAGGAGATGCATTGCGAAAAGCACTTCTTTCAATCAATCAGAAGCAAAATAAACTTGTAACTTATAATACGAGTAATGAAGATGATGTAGAGGTAGGTTTGCAGCTTGGATGCAACGGAATCGTTCATATTCTTTTTGAATACATTGATGAGGAGGTTTCAAATAATCCAATTCAGCTTTTGCAGCAATTGGAATTAGAAAGAAAAGAAGCAGTAATAGTAACCGTTTTTTCTTTAAAAAGAAATGCTTTTCAGATAGGAACAACTTTATTTTTTAGAAAAGACAGTCCTGTTTTAAACCATAATAACGAAGCTTTAAGTTTAATTTCGGATGTGAAAGAAGTGTTGAAAACTAAAACTTCTTTGGTGAAAAAACTTCAGGAGGAAAACAACAGCGAAGCTTTAATCGAATACATAAAACCTTCTATTTCGCTAGTAATTGCTGGAGCAGGAAATGATATTCAGCCACTAGTGAAAATGGCTTCTGTTTTAGGATGGAAAACCAGTATTGGTGAAGGACGCTCGACTCATGCAACAGGTAAACGTTTCCCTAAAGCCAATCAGGTTGAGGTTGTCAAACCAGAACAATTTTTAGATAATGTGAACATCGATGACCAGACTTATTTTCTTTTGATGACCCACAATTATAAATACGATCTGGCAGTTTTAAAATTACTATTGGAAACCAATTGTCATTATATTGGAATTCTCGGCCCAAAATCAAAATTTAGTCGAATGCTCGATGATCTTCTAAAAGACGGAATTATAGTAAATGACGAGCAGTTAAGCCGAATTCACAGTCCCATTGGTCTAGATATTGGTGCTGAAACTTCAGAAGAAATCGCTTTATCAATTGTTTCTGAAATTAAAGCTGTTGCCTCTGAACGTGCTGGAACTTCTTTAAAATACAAATCGGGTAAAATTCATGATGAAATTCATTATGGAGGCTAG
- a CDS encoding bifunctional aldolase/short-chain dehydrogenase: MSNTNTINNMNFKHVSYLWDEAKAAALAGDEVALFIYRSNLLGADLRLTNYGGGNTSVKITDKDPLTGESSEVMWIKGSGGDIGTLTKSGCAALYLDRLRNLENVYRGIEFEDEMVELFNHCIFDLASKAPSIDTPLHGFLPFKHIDHLHPDAAIAIAAAKDGKKITEELFNGEIGWVGWQRPGFDLGLQLRACLEEAEKNGKKLRGIMLGSHGLFTWGDTAFDSYINTLEVIEKCASYLEDNYGKTRPVFGGKKIDSLPEADRKLKAAKVAPILRGFCSSERQMIGHYTDDARVLEFINSNDLAKLAPLGTSCPDHFLRTKISPLVLELDANEDLSDVDAIKAKLTPAFEAYRAMYKDYYNACKKSNSPAMRDPNPVVILYPGVGMFTFAKDKTMARLASEYYINAVNVMKGAEAVSEYTSLPHQEAFDIEYWLLEEAKLQRMPKPKALSGRVALITGSAGGIGKAIAKKFAQEGACVVINDINEERLEGATAEFIKSFGKDAVSSTLLNVTDEASTEKALDEACLAFGGVDIVVNNAGISISKSIAEHTLEEWDRLYDILVKGQFIVSKAGIEVMRKQGFGGDIVNIVSKNAVVAGPNNPGYGSAKAAQAHLTRLMAAELGADKIRVNTVNPDAVISDSNIWSGGWAEGRAKAYGVTVEELPAYYAKRTLLNEIILPDDIANACYAFVGGLLGKSTGNALNVDGGVAMGFYR; encoded by the coding sequence ATGTCGAATACAAACACAATTAATAATATGAATTTTAAGCATGTAAGCTACCTTTGGGATGAGGCTAAGGCAGCAGCATTAGCAGGTGATGAAGTGGCGCTTTTTATTTATCGTTCTAACTTGTTAGGGGCTGATTTAAGATTGACCAACTACGGCGGTGGAAACACTTCTGTAAAAATTACCGACAAAGATCCTCTTACTGGAGAATCTTCTGAAGTAATGTGGATTAAAGGTTCTGGCGGTGATATTGGAACGTTGACAAAATCAGGTTGTGCGGCTTTGTATTTGGACAGACTTCGTAATCTTGAAAATGTTTACAGAGGAATTGAGTTTGAAGATGAAATGGTAGAATTATTCAACCACTGTATTTTTGATTTAGCTTCAAAAGCGCCTTCTATAGATACACCTTTACATGGTTTTCTTCCATTCAAACATATTGATCACTTGCATCCAGATGCAGCAATTGCTATCGCTGCTGCAAAAGATGGAAAGAAAATCACAGAAGAATTATTTAACGGAGAAATTGGCTGGGTAGGCTGGCAGCGCCCAGGATTTGATCTTGGTCTTCAGTTGAGAGCTTGTTTAGAAGAAGCAGAAAAAAACGGTAAAAAACTACGCGGAATCATGTTAGGTTCTCATGGTTTGTTTACTTGGGGAGATACTGCGTTTGATAGTTATATCAATACGCTGGAAGTAATCGAGAAATGTGCTTCGTACTTAGAAGATAATTACGGAAAAACACGTCCAGTTTTTGGCGGTAAAAAAATCGACAGTCTTCCAGAAGCAGATCGTAAATTGAAAGCAGCAAAAGTAGCTCCAATCTTAAGAGGTTTCTGTTCATCAGAACGTCAGATGATTGGTCATTATACAGACGATGCAAGAGTTTTGGAATTTATTAATTCTAATGATTTGGCGAAATTAGCTCCATTAGGAACATCTTGTCCAGATCACTTTTTGAGAACTAAAATCAGTCCTTTGGTTTTAGAATTGGATGCAAACGAAGATTTATCTGATGTTGATGCAATCAAAGCAAAATTAACTCCTGCTTTCGAGGCTTACCGTGCAATGTACAAAGACTATTACAATGCATGCAAAAAATCAAACTCACCAGCAATGCGTGACCCAAATCCAGTGGTTATTTTATATCCAGGAGTTGGTATGTTCACTTTTGCTAAAGATAAAACAATGGCACGTTTGGCATCTGAATATTATATCAATGCAGTAAACGTAATGAAAGGAGCTGAAGCAGTTTCAGAATATACTTCTTTGCCACACCAAGAAGCTTTTGATATTGAATATTGGTTATTGGAAGAAGCAAAATTACAGCGTATGCCAAAACCAAAAGCATTATCTGGAAGAGTAGCTTTAATCACTGGTTCTGCGGGCGGAATTGGTAAAGCTATCGCTAAGAAATTTGCTCAAGAAGGTGCTTGTGTGGTAATCAACGATATTAACGAAGAGCGTTTAGAAGGTGCAACTGCTGAGTTCATCAAATCATTTGGTAAAGATGCCGTTTCAAGCACTTTATTGAATGTTACTGATGAAGCAAGCACAGAAAAAGCATTAGACGAAGCTTGTTTAGCTTTTGGAGGTGTTGATATTGTGGTAAATAATGCTGGAATCAGTATTTCTAAATCTATCGCAGAACACACTTTAGAAGAGTGGGACAGATTATACGATATCTTGGTTAAAGGACAATTTATTGTTTCTAAAGCTGGAATCGAAGTAATGCGCAAACAAGGTTTTGGAGGAGATATTGTAAATATCGTTTCTAAAAATGCTGTTGTGGCTGGTCCAAATAACCCTGGTTATGGTTCGGCAAAAGCGGCTCAAGCGCACTTAACACGTTTAATGGCTGCAGAACTTGGAGCTGACAAAATTCGTGTAAACACAGTAAATCCCGATGCTGTAATTTCAGATTCAAACATTTGGTCTGGAGGATGGGCAGAAGGTCGTGCAAAAGCATACGGAGTTACAGTTGAAGAACTTCCGGCTTACTATGCAAAACGTACGTTATTAAATGAAATCATATTGCCAGATGATATTGCTAACGCTTGTTATGCTTTTGTTGGAGGTTTACTTGGTAAATCTACAGGAAATGCCTTAAACGTAGACGGTGGCGTAGCCATGGGCTTTTATAGATAA
- a CDS encoding YegP family protein, whose protein sequence is MGKFVITTRANGEFQFNLKAGNGQTILTSEGYTTKAACNNGIESVKKNAPDDDRYDRLESKSGKPYFNLKAGNGQIIGSSEMYESVAARENGIESVKKNAPDATIDDQTA, encoded by the coding sequence ATGGGAAAATTTGTAATCACTACTAGAGCCAACGGAGAGTTCCAGTTCAATTTAAAAGCTGGTAATGGTCAGACCATTCTAACGAGTGAAGGCTATACTACAAAAGCAGCCTGCAATAATGGTATCGAATCTGTGAAAAAAAATGCACCAGACGATGATCGTTATGACAGATTAGAATCTAAAAGCGGAAAGCCTTATTTTAATTTAAAAGCAGGAAACGGTCAGATTATCGGTTCGAGCGAGATGTACGAAAGCGTAGCTGCTAGAGAAAATGGAATTGAATCTGTGAAGAAAAATGCTCCCGATGCAACTATAGATGATCAAACGGCATAA